A portion of the Mustela erminea isolate mMusErm1 chromosome 19, mMusErm1.Pri, whole genome shotgun sequence genome contains these proteins:
- the ARHGAP35 gene encoding rho GTPase-activating protein 35 isoform X2 produces the protein MMMARKQDVRIPTYNISVVGLSGTEKEKGQCGIGKSCLCNRFVRPSADEFHLDHTSVLSTSDFGGRVVNNDHFLYWGEVSRSLEDCVECKMHIVEQTEFIDDQTFQPHRSTALQPYIKRAAATKLASAEKLMYFCTDQLGLEQDFEQKQMPDGKLLIDGFLLGIDVSRGMNRNFDDQLKFVSNLYNQLAKTKKPIVVVLTKCDEGVERYIRDAHTFALSKKNLQVVETSARSNVNVDLAFSTLVQLIDKSRGKTKIIPYFEALKQQSQQIATAKDKYEWLVSRIVKNHNENWLSVSRKMQASPEYQDYVYLEGTQKAKKLFLQHIHRLKHEHIERRRKLYLAALPLAFEALIPNLDEIDHLSCIKTKKLLETKPEFLKWFVVLEETPWDATSHIDNMENERIPFDLMDTVPAEQLYEAHLEKLRNERKRAEMRRAFKENLETSPFITPGKPWEEARSFIMNEDFYQWLEESVYMDIYGKHQKQIIDKAKEEFQELLLEYSELFYELELDAKPSKEKMGVIQDVLGEEQRFKALQKLQAERDALILKHIHFVYHPTKETCPSCPACVDAKIEHLICSRFIRPSDRNQKNSLSDPNIDRINLVILGKDGLARELANEIRALCTNDDKYVIDGKMYELSLRPIEGNVRLPVNSFQTPTFQPHGCLCLYNSKESLSYVVESIEKSRESTLGRRDNHLVHLPLTLILVNKRGDTSGETLHSLIQQGQQIASKLQCVFLDPASAGIGYGRNINEKQISQVLKGLLDSKRNLNLVSSTASIKDLADVDLRIVMCLMCGDPFSADDILFPVLQSQTCKSSHCGSNNSVLLELPIGLHKKRIELSVLSYHSSFSIRKSRLVHGYIVFYSAKRKASLAMLRAFLCEVQDIIPVQLVALADGTGDVLDNDLSREQLSEGEEIAQEIDGRFTSIPCSQPQHKLELFHPFFKDVVDKKNIIEATHMYDNAAEACSTTEEVFNSPRAGSPLCNSNLQDSEEDIEPSSYSMFREDTSLPSLSKDHSKLSMELEGNDGLSFIMSNFESKLNNKVPPPVKPKPPVHFDITKGDLSYLDQGHRDGQRKSVSSSTWLPPDGFDPSDYAEPMDAVVKPRNEEENIYSVPHDSTQGKIITIRNINKAQSNGSGNGSDSEMDTSSLERGRKVSVVSKPVLYRARCSRLGRFARYRTSFSVGSDDELGPIRKKEEDQASQGYKGDNAVIPYETDEDPRRRNILRSLRRNTKKPKPKPRPSITKATWESNYFGVPLTTVVTPEKPIPVFIERCIEYIEATGQKPERILGSLLVRQLCFKSTDSLVLTCHPSSCIPHCSCSDEIFPVLKTSILFI, from the exons ATGATGATGGCAAGAAAGCAAGATGTCCGCATTCCCACCTACAACATCAGTGTGGTGGGATTGTCTGGGACCGAGAAGGAGAAGGGCCAGTGTGGCATTGGGAAGTCTTGTCTGTGCAACCGCTTCGTGCGCCCAAGTGCTGATGAGTTTCACTTGGACCATACCTCCGTCCTCAGCACCAGTGACTTTGGTGGGCGAGTGGTCAATAATGACCACTTTCTCTACTGGGGAGAAGTTAGCCGTTCCTTGGAGGATTGTGTGGAATGTAAGATGCACATTGTGGAGCAGACTGAGTTCATCGATGATCAGACTTTTCAACCTCATCGTAGCACGGCCCTGCAGCCCTATATCAAGAGAGCGGCAGCAACCAAGCTCGCATCAGCTGAAAAACTCATGTACTTTTGCACTGAccagctggggctggagcaggaCTTTGAGCAGAAACAGATGCCAGATGGAAAGCTGCTGATTGATGGTTTTCTTCTTGGTATTGACGTTAGCAGGGGCATGAATAGGAACTTTGATGACCAGCTCAAGTTTGTATCCAATCTCTACAATCAgcttgcaaaaacaaaaaagcccataGTGGTGGTCCTGACAAAGTGTGATGAGGGTGTTGAGCGGTACATTAGAGATGCACATACTTTTGCCTTAAGCAAAAAGAACCTCCAGGTCGTGGAGACCTCCGCAAGATCCAATGTAAATGTGGACTTGGCTTTTAGCACCTTAGTGCAACTCATTGACAAAAGTCGGGGAAAGACGAAAATCATTCCGTATTTTGAGGCTCTCAAGCAGCAGAGTCAGCAGATAGCTACGGCAAAAGACAAGTATGAGTGGCTAGTGAGTCGTATTGTGAAGAACCATAATGAGAACTGGCTGAGCGTCAGCCGAAAGATGCAGGCCTCTCCCGAGTACCAGGACTATGTCTACCTGGAAGGGACTCAGAAAGCCAAGAAGCTGTTTCTCCAGCACATCCACCGCCTCAAGCATGAGCACATTGAGCGCAGGAGAAAGCTATATCTGGCAGCCCTGCCGTTAGCTTTTGAAGCTCTTATACCCAATCTAGATGAAATCGACCACCTAAGCTGcataaaaaccaaaaagctcTTGGAGACCAAGCCAGAATTCCTCAAGTGGTTTGTTGTGCTTGAAGAGACACCGTGGGATGCCACCAGTCACATTGACAACATGGAGAATGAACGGATTCCCTTTGACTTGATGGATACTGTCCCTGCCGAGCAGCTGTACGAGGCCCACTTAGAGAAGCTGCGGAATGAGAGGAAAAGAGCTGAGATGAGAAGGGCATTTAAAGAAAACCTGGAGACCTCTCCCTTCATAACTCCTGGAAAGCCTTGGGAAGAGGCCCGTAGTTTTATTATGAATGAAGATTTCTACCAGTGGCTGGAAGAATCTGTATACATGGATATTTATGGCAAACACCAAAAGCAAATTATAGACAAAGCaaaggaagagtttcaggagCTGCTTTTGGAATATTCAGAATTGTTTTATGAGCTGGAGCTGGATGCTAAGCCCAGCAAGGAGAAGATGGGTGTCATTCAGGATGTTCTGGGGGAGGAACAGCGATTTAAAGCATTACAGAAGCTCCAAGCAGAGCGCGATGCCCTTATCCTGAAGCATATTCATTTTGTGTATCACCCAACCAAGGAAACGTGCCCTAGCTGCCCAGCCTGTGTCGATGCGAAGATCGAGCATTTGATTTGTTCTCGGTTTATCCGGCCATCTGACCGGAATCAGAAAAATTCACTCTCTGACCCCAACATTGATAGGATCAACTTGGTTATCTTGGGCAAAGATGGCCTCGCACGTGAGTTGGCCAATGAGATTCGAGCTCTCTGTACAAATGATGACAAGTATGTGATAGATGGTAAAATGTATGAGCTTTCCCTGAGGCCGATAGAAGGGAATGTCAGACTTCCTGTGAACTCTTTCCAGACACCAACATTTCAGCCCCATGGCTGTCTCTGCCTTTACAATTCAAAGGAATCGCTGTCCTATGTGGTGGAGAGTATAGAGAAGAGTAGAGAGTCCACGCTCGGCAGGCGAGATAATCATTTAGTCCATCTCCCCCTGACGCTAATCTTGGTTAATAAGAGAGGAGATACCAGTGGAGAGACCCTGCATAGCTTAATACAACAAGGTCAGCAGATTGCCAGCAAACTGCAGTGTGTCTTTCTCGACCCTGCTTCTGCTGGCATTGGTTATGGACGCAACATTAATGAAAAGCAAATCAGTCAAGTTTTGAAAGGACTCCTGGACTCCAAGCGTAACTTAAACCTGGTCAGTTCTACTGCGAGCATCAAAGATCTGGCTGACGTCGATCTGCGAATTGTCATGTGTCTGATGTGTGGAGACCCTTTCAGTGCAGATGACATACTCTTTCCTGTCCTTCAGTCCCAAACTTGTAAGTCTTCCCATTGTGGAAGCAACAACTCTGTTTTACTTGAACTACCAATCGGACTCCACAAGAAGCGCATCGAACTGTCTGTTCTTTCGTACCATTCCTCATTTAGCATCAGAAAAAGCCGGTTGGTCCATGGGTACATTGTTTTTTATTCAGCCAAACGTAAGGCCTCCTTGGCTATGTTACGTGCCTTTCTTTGTGAAGTGCAGGATATTATCCCCGTTCAGCTGGTCGCACTCGCTGATGGCACTGGAGATGTCCTGGACAATGACTTAAGTCGGGAACAGCTGAGTGAGGGAGAGGAGATTGCTCAAGAAATTGACGGAAGGTTCACAAGCATCCCCTGTAGCCAACCCCAGCATAAACTTGAgctcttccacccattttttaaagatgtggtgGATAAAAAGAACATAATCGAGGCTACTCACATGTACGATAATGCTGCCGAGGCCTGTAGCACTACCGAAGAGGTGTTTAACTCCCCccgagcaggctctccactctgcAACTCAAACCTGCAGGATTCGGAAGAGGATATCGAGCCCTCTTCTTACAGCATGTTTCGAGAAGACACATCACTGCCCTCTCTGTCCAAAGACCATTCTAAGCTCTCTATGGAATTGGAGGGAAATGATGGGCTGTCTTTCATCATGAGTAATTTTGAGAGTAAACTGAACAACAAAGTACCTCCACCCGTCAAGCCAAAGCCTCCCGTGCATTTTGATATCACAAAGGGGGATCTGTCTTATTTAGACCAAGGCCATAGAGATGGACAGAGGAAGTCTGTGTCCTCTAGCACCTGGCTACCTCCAGATGGGTTTGATCCTTCTGATTACGCTGAACCCATGGATGCTGTGGTCAAGCcaaggaatgaagaagaaaacatataCTCAGTGCCCCATGACAGCACCCAAGGCAAAATCATCACCATTCGGAATATCAACAAAGCCCAGTCCAACGGCAGTGGCAATGGCTCCGACAGTGAAATGGACACCAGCTCTCTGGAGCGTGGCCGCAAGGTCTCCGTTGTGAGCAAGCCTGTGCTGTATAGGGCGAGATGCAGCCGGCTGGGGAGGTTTGCCCGTTACCGGACGAGCTTCAGTGTGGGGAGCGACGACGAGCTGGGGCCCATCCGGAAGAAAGAGGAGGATCAGGCATCTCAAGGTTATAAAGGGGACAATGCTGTCATTCCCTATGAGACAGACGAAGATCCAAGGCGGAGGAATATTCTTCGCAGTCTGAGGAGGAACACTAAG AAACCAAAGCCCAAACCCCGGCCATCCATCACAAAGGCAACCTGGGAGAGTAACTACTTTGGGGTGCCCTTGACAACTGTCGTGACTCCAGAGAAGCCCATCCCTGTTTTTATTGAGCGGTGTATTGAGTACATCGAAGCCACAG gtcAAAAACCGGAGAGGATCCTTGGCTCTCTTCTGGTCAGGCAGCTCTGTTTCAAGTCCACTGACAGCTTGGTGCTAACGTGCCATCCGTCTTCATGTATTCCACATTGTTCCTGCAGTGACGAGATTTTCCCTGTGTTGAAAACATCCATTTTGTTCATTTAG